One window of Choloepus didactylus isolate mChoDid1 chromosome 26, mChoDid1.pri, whole genome shotgun sequence genomic DNA carries:
- the LOC119520712 gene encoding olfactory receptor 2T33-like, with protein sequence MEKRNTISDFIPLGLFQHTRSHLFLFTGVLTIAIASLLGNVFMIFLIHWDHCLHMPMYFLLSQLSLMDMMLVCTIVPKMTAGFLTGNKSISPAACGLQIFVPLTLVGGGSFPLAAMSYDHYVAVGHPLWYPILMNWQLCLRMTARSWFLGAAYGLMQAAASLSFPFCSAHEINHFFCEDPMLVHLACADTSVFENVMYICCVLMLLVLFSLILTSYSFILTAVLHVQSTEAHKKAFATCLSHLAVEGLFYGAAIFIYMRPKSYRLANHDKVVSAFYTIITPVLNPLIYSLWNNEVKGSLRKWQEKCGNLNPQSHSSRFLSIKCV encoded by the coding sequence atggagaagAGAAACACCATCTCTGATTTCATTCCCCTAGGACTCTTTCAGCACACAAGATCCCACCTCTTTCTCTTCACAGGGGTGCTGACAATAGCCATAGCTTCCCTGCTGGGAAATGTCTTCATGATCTTCCTGATTCACTGGGACCACTGTCTTCACATGCCCATGTACTTTCTACTGAGCCAACTCTCCCTCATGGACATGATGCTGGTTTGCACAATTGTGCCCAAAATGACTGCTGGATTTCTGACTGGAAATAAGTCCATTTCCCCTGCTGCATGTGGGTTACAGATCTTTGTCCCCCTCACTCTGGTTGGTGGAGGGAGTTTCCCCCTGGCAGCCATGTCCTATGACCACTATGTGGCTGTAGGTCACCCACTGTGGTATCCCATCCTCATGAACTGGCAATTATGCCTGAGAATGACTGCAAGGTCCTGGTTTCTGGGAGCAGCTTATGGGCTCATGCAGGCTGCTGCTTCCCTGAGCTTTCCTTTCTGCAGTGCACATGAGATCAATCATTTCTTCTGTGAAGACCCCATGCTGGTGCACTTGGCTTGTGCTGACACATCAGTCTTTGAAAATGTCATGTACATCTGCTGTGTGTTAATGCTTCTGGTCCTCTTCTCCCTCATCCTGACCTCTTATAGTTTCATCCTAACTGCTGTTCTCCATGTGCAATCCACAGAAGCCCACAAGAAGGCTTTTGCTACATGCTTATCACATTTGGCTGTGGAGGGACTCTTTTATGGAGCTGCCATTTTTATTTACATGAGACCCAAATCCTACAGGTTGGCTAACCATGATAAAGTGGTGTCAGCTTTTTACACTATCATCACCCCTGTGCTGAATCCCCTAATCTACAGTTTGTGGAACAATGAGGTTAAAGGATCCTTGAGGAAATGGCAGGAGAAATGTGGTAACTTAAATCCTCAGTCCCACAGTTCAAGGTTTCTCAGTATCAAATGTGTGTAA